The genomic stretch TGTTCAAGCAGTTCAAGCCTACGGGTCTGCTGATCAACGCCGGGCGGGGTGTGGCGGTGGTCGATGCCGACCTGGTGGAAGCCTTGAAGGAAGGGCACCTGGCTGGCGCGGTCATCGATGTCTGCCGCCAGGAACCGCTGCCCCAGCGGCACCCATTCTGGACCGCCTGGGGCTTGCTGTTGACCGGCCACAGCTCGGCACCGACTTCACCGGCGCTGATGACGCAGCTGTTTGTCGAAAACCTGCGGGCCTATCAGGCCGGGGAAGCGCTGCGCGGCGAAGTGGATTTCAACCGCGGCTATTGAGACAACCCCAGCTACGCGGGATCAGCGAGCACCCAGAATCACTGTGGGTATGTGGGGGATTAGCAACCCCCCAGGAATTACTGTGCTTACAGGGTGAAATCGCCCTCGGCCGCCAGTTCGCTCAGCGGCCGGCGTGGGCTTGGTACTTCTCGGGCTTGCAGGTACTCGGCCAGGGTGCCCTTGTCGCCCAGCTTGCCGATCGCCACGGCGGCGTGCAGCGCGTAGCCTTCTGGTATGTTCAGCTCCTTGCGGGTCAGCTCCTGATCGAAGCCGGCCATGCCGTGGGTGTGCCAGCCGCTGATGGAGGCTTGCAGGGCCAGGTGGCCCCAGGCCGAACCGGTGTCGAAGGTGTGCCACAAGGCCGGGGTTTCGGCATCGGCACCAGGCGCGGTGAAGGTAGTTTTCGAGATCACGATCACCAGCGCCGAAGCGTGCTGGGCCCAGCCTCGGTTGAACTCATTCAGCAGGCCGAGGAAGCGCTCCCAGTTCGGTGTGTCCCGGCGCGCGTAGAGAAACCGCCAAGGTTGCGAGTTGTAGGCCGAAGGTGCCCAGCGGGCGGCTTCGAAAAAGCTCAGCAGGGTTTCTTCCGGGATGGCTTCACCAGTAAAGGCCCGTGGCGACCAGCGATCGGTGAACTGCGGGTGGATGGCATATTCGGCAACGCGGGGATTGGCGCTCATGAAAGAGATTCCTGGCAAGGTCGATGAGGGTACACAGCAATAAAAACCGGGGGCGCACAGTTGGCTGGGCAGTGGGGTTTTTGCGACCCCTGGCAGCTCGCCCGGGTGCAACGCGGTGGGCGTTGATGACTCCCTGGGCCGGGGTCGTTGTGACCTGCAAAGCTACTGCGCCGCGGGAAAACTGACAAGTGCCGGCGTACCGGCAGTCGCCAGCGCTTGGCCCGCGGGGGCTTGGGCACTAGACTGGCGGCCTTTTCCACCGCTGATGCAGATGCTTGAACCATGGCCGCCAAAGTTGAACCGTTCTGGATACGCAAGACCCTCGCCCAACTCGACCAGCAGGAGTGGGAGTCGTTGTGCGATGGCTGTGGTCTGTGCTGCCTGCAAAAGCTCGAGGATGAAGACGACAACAGCGTCTACTACACGCGCATCGCCTGCAAACTGCTGGACCTCAAGACCTGTCAGTGCAGTGACTACCCGAACCGCCGCGAGTCGGTGCCGGACTGCATCCAGCTGACGCCGGGCAAGGCCGATGAGTTCAAGTGGTTGCCGCCGACCTGCGGTTATCGCCTGGTCAGTGAAGGCAAGGACTTGCCGCTCTGGCATCACCTGGTGTGCGGCGATCGCGACGCGGTGCACCATGAGCGAATCTCTCAGTCCGGGCGCATGCTCGCCGAGGGCAGTGTGGCCGAGGATGATTGGGAAGATCATCTGATTTTTCGCGCAGGTTAAGCGCCGCGCGTTGTCCAAGTGAATCACGAAGGAGTGTGTATGGCTGTGCGCTTGTCATTGGCATTGTCGCTGCTGGTGCTGAGTTCATCGGTGTGGGCGGCCAAGAAGGTCGATCTGGATTACCACGTGCGCCTGTTGCCGCAAAGCGACCAGGCCGAAGTGCGCGTGACCCTGGCTCAGGGCTCGGCGGTGCGCAGCCTCGATTTTGACCTGGCGGACGGCAGCCGCTACAGCGATTTCAAGGCCGACGGCCAGTGGCAACTGACCCCGGGCAAGGCTGTGCGCGGCGTCTGGCGACCTGCCCCCGACAAGGCCAGCCTGACCTATCGGGTGCGTATCAGCCAGCCACGCAAGAACACCACCTTCGAGACCCGCATGACGCCGAACTGGGCCTTGATGCGCGGGGATGACCTGGTGCCGGCCGCGCGCCTGGATCAACAAGATGGCATCGAGCTGGTGGCGCGCCTGGTGTTCGAATTGCCGGCGGGCTGGAAAAGCATCGAGACGGCCTGGCCGCGCATCGGCAAGAACCGCTTTCGTATCGATAACGTCTCCCGACTGTTTGACCGACCCACCGGCTGGATGCTCGCCGGCAACCTGGGCACGCGCCGCACTCGTCTGGGCGAGACCGAAGTCACGGTTGCCTCGCCGCGTGGGCAGGGTATGCGCCGCATGGACGTGCTGACCCTGCTGACATTCGTCTGGCCGCAGGTGCAGGCGCTGTATCCTCGCCATCCGGGCAAGTTGCTGATCGTCGGCGCCGCCGACCCGATGTGGCGCGGCAGCACGGCCGGGCATGAATCGATTTACCTGCACAGCCGTCTGCCGCTGATCAGCGAAAGCGGCAACAGCCCGTTGTTGCGTGAACTGGCGCAGATGTTCGCGCGGATCAGCGACGAAGAGCGCAGTGACTGGATCAGCGAAGGGTTTGCCGAGTACTACGCCATTGAACTGCTGCGCCGGGCCGGCGGCATTAGCGATGAGCGCTATCAGGTGCTGGAAAACAGCCTGGCCAAGACCGGCCATGGAGTCAGTAGCCTGCGCGGCGAGCAGGCCAATCCGGCCCAGGTGGCCAGGGCGGTATTGCTGATGCAGGAGTTGGATCGCGAGATTCGCCTGAAGACCCGCAACAAGCGCTCACTCGACGACATGCTCCGCGGTGCCATGCACCTGGAACGGATCAGCACCCAGGAGTTCGTGGCATTGGCCGAAAGCATCATCGGCGAGCCATCGAAGGTCCTGGGCAGCGAGTTGTTGCACTAGCGCGTGCGTCGCGGGGTTTACACCCCAGACTTGGGTGAGTTCAACGAATCGTTTCTGGCCACTGACGCAGTGTGGGTCGTGGCCTCGGCATTGGCCTTGAGGATTTTCAGGTCCTCGCCGGCCCGTTCGATTTTCGCGCGGACGTTGTCCAGGTCCTGGCGGCTTTTTTCCAGGAAGCTTTTTGCCGAACTATGACCGGTGATACCCCGCGCCAGGGCGACGCCACCGAGCGCCACCTGGATCAGGCCGAACACGCCGCCACGGCGCAGGCCCTTGCCCACCATCACCACGCCACCCGCCAGCGAGCCGATGCGTTCCCAGCCGTGCACGTTCTGGTTGGGTTGGGTCTGAAAGGGAGTGGAGTCGATACGCTCTACGCGTTTGAGTTCGTTCATCATCTTTCTCCTCAAGGGGCAATGGATATAAAACTGACTGCGCCAGTGCGCGAGTCGTTCCATCGGGCGTGGGGCCGATCAGCGGAATTTAGGCCCGGAACGGGTATTCAGGCCCTTGGCCATGCGGTCGTACAGCACCACGTTGAC from Pseudomonas sp. S04 encodes the following:
- a CDS encoding YgaP family membrane protein, with protein sequence MNELKRVERIDSTPFQTQPNQNVHGWERIGSLAGGVVMVGKGLRRGGVFGLIQVALGGVALARGITGHSSAKSFLEKSRQDLDNVRAKIERAGEDLKILKANAEATTHTASVARNDSLNSPKSGV
- a CDS encoding YcgN family cysteine cluster protein; the protein is MAAKVEPFWIRKTLAQLDQQEWESLCDGCGLCCLQKLEDEDDNSVYYTRIACKLLDLKTCQCSDYPNRRESVPDCIQLTPGKADEFKWLPPTCGYRLVSEGKDLPLWHHLVCGDRDAVHHERISQSGRMLAEGSVAEDDWEDHLIFRAG
- a CDS encoding nitroreductase family protein; its protein translation is MSANPRVAEYAIHPQFTDRWSPRAFTGEAIPEETLLSFFEAARWAPSAYNSQPWRFLYARRDTPNWERFLGLLNEFNRGWAQHASALVIVISKTTFTAPGADAETPALWHTFDTGSAWGHLALQASISGWHTHGMAGFDQELTRKELNIPEGYALHAAVAIGKLGDKGTLAEYLQAREVPSPRRPLSELAAEGDFTL